The sequence agtaacttagtgatggtgactagaaaattctgtcaatcactatcttatctggaagattaactcccacttgattcaagcgattgtagtacccacacaatctgagcacatgctcactagttgagcgattctcctccatcttttagctatagaacttgttggagacttcatatctctcaactcgggtatttgcttgaaatattaacttcaattcctggaacatctcatatggtccatgacgttcaaaacgtctttaaagtcctgattctaagccgttaagcatggtgcactaaattatcaagtagtcatcatactgagctagccaaacgttcataacgtctgcatctgctcctgcaataggtctgtcgcctagcggtgcattaaggacataattcttctgtgcagcaatgaggataaacctcagatcacggatccaatccgcatcattgctgctaacatctttcaacacaattttctctaggaacatatcaaaataaacatatgaaagcaacaacgcgagctattgatctacaacataatttgtaaaatactaccaggactaagttcatgataaatttaagttcaattaatcatattactaaagaactcccacttagacagacatctctctagtcatctaagtgatcacgtgatccaaatcaactaaaccatgtccgatcatcacgtgagatggagtagtttccaatggtgaacatcactatgttgatcatatctactatatgattcacgttcgacctttcggtctccgtgttccgaggccatatctgtatatgctaggctcgtcaagtttaacctgagtattccgcgtgtgcaactattttgcacccgttgtatttgaacgtagagcctataacacccgatcatcacgtggtgtctcagcacgaagaactttcgcaacggtgcatactcagggaaaacacttcttgataattagtgagagatcatcttaaaatgctaccgacaaactaagcaaaaataagatgtataaaagataaacatcatatgcaatcaaaatatttgacatgatatggtcatgatcatcttgcgcctttgatctccatctccaaagtactgtcatgatctctatcgtcaccggcacgacaccatgatctccatcatcttgatctatatcaatgtgtcgtcacatggccgtctcgccaattattgctcttgcaactattgctatcgcatagcgataaagtaaaacaattatttggcgcttgcatcttatgcaataaagggacaaccataaggcttctgccagttactgataacttcaacaaaacatgatcatctcatacaacaacttatatctcatcacgtcttgaccatatcacatcacaacatgccctgcaaaaacaagttagacgtcctctactttgttgttgcaagttttacatggctgctacgggctgagcaagaaccgtttttatctacacatcaaaaccataacgatagttcgtcaagttagtgtttttttaaccttctcaaggaccgggcgtagccacactcggttcaactaaagttggagaaactgacacccgccagccacctgtgtgcaaagcacgtcagtagaaccagtctcacgtaagcatacgcgtaatgtcggtccgggccgcttcatctaacaatatcgccgaaccaaagtatgacatgctggtaagcagtatgacttgtatcacccacaactcacttgtgttctactcgtgcatataacatatacgcataaaaccaggctcggatgccactgttggggaacatagtaatttcaaaaaatttacctacgcacacgcaagatcatggtgatgcatagcaacgagaggggagagtgttgtccaggtaccctcgtagattgaaagcggaagcgttagaacaacgcgattgatgtagtcgtacgtcttcacgacccgaccgatcaagcaccgaaactacgacacctccgagttctagcacacgttcagctcgatgacgtccctcaaacaccgatccagccgagtgtcgagggagagttccgtcagcacgacggcgtggtgacgatcttgatgttctaccgtcgcagggcttcgcctaagcaccgatacaatattatcgaggaggactatagtggaggggggcaccgcacacggctaagagatccaaggaatcaattgttgttgtgtctagaggttccccctaccaccgtatataaaggagcaagggggaggcggccggccaagaggagggcgcgccaaggggggagtcctactcctcctcctttccttgttggagtaggagagaaggaaagaggaggagagggaaaaggaaaagggggctgcaccccttgtccaattcggaccagaggggttGATTTTTTTATTTCCGATCCCGCATAATTTGCGGGACGTGGGATATAGCACATCTTGTTTTTTTTTACTGCTAGAGACGCCGGAGAATACTTTTTTTTAGGGATCGCCGGAGAATACCTAGGACGAGAGGAttgaggctggtcacaatgggcaagaacttaggagtaacatcacacacttcaaTACAAGTTTgtttatgtggcacatatttaatgaagagagaggtgcttgtggtaactagctaagttaccggaacatcacacacttcaaAAAATAATGAATCTATATTCTAATAAATACATCACTGCATGACACTACATACATGTTCCTACTTactatggaggtaataatatagTCTAGAAAACTGTATAGGTTACTAGCTTATGTTTCTGCCCATTGTGACCGGTCTGAGGAGGCGAGATCCTGGACCGCGACCGCCCCGTCCCCTCCTAAAACCCCAATCTTGTCGGGTTACGCGCCCTCATTTCCATTCCCCTCCCCCTTCTCCGCCGGCGCGTCctgctccgcctccctccttcccaCCCCACGCCGCGCTAGGGCTTATCAAAACCCCCCAGGTACAAACCCTCGACACCCCCGCCATTTTCGCCTCCCTCCTTTCTCCTAGCCTCCTTCCGTTCCGCCCGCGCCCCCACTTTTTCGCTCCTCTGGGTGGGCGGTGGTGTCGCGTTTCTTCCTCTTCCCCTCTTTCTCTGGTGGTGGCTCCTCCGGTTCTCATGTGCCTTGTTTCGCCGCAGGTGCGGGTGGTGTGTGCGCCTAGGGCGGTGGTGACTCTTGCTGTCCGCGAGGAGGATGCAGGCCACCGGGAGCGTGACTTGGGTCGTCGGCGCTCAGGCGTCCGTCTTGGGGAGATGCAGCGGCGGGGTGCCCTACCCTTCCTCGTCGTCTTCTGCTTCCGCTGGTAGGTCCCAGGGGCTCGGCACGGTGCGGTGCTGCGTGCAGGCGCAGGAGAAGAAGCCACGAGTGAGGAAGACTAAGGAGGAGCGGAGGGAGATGGTCGAGTCCTTCGTTGACACGTACTGCCCCCATCTCTTTCCCTGTCGCCTCAGTTACTTATAGTTTTGAATTTTGTGTGTAGATCTGTACCGTCTAATTAACATGCTCACTCTTCTGGTTGTTGGTGCCAAAATGAAGTTGCCAGTAGGATTTAGTTCACACGTTTATTCTTTTTCGCCCTCTGTTTGTTACTAGGATTTAGTTCACACGCATTGCCACTGTTGGTAGTTTGTTTTGCAACCCTTAGGAAGTTTGCATTGCAAGCCTACTTTTCTTGTGCATTGTTTCTTAGAATCATGATGTGACCTATATGCTCTTTGATTTTGATGATGTTTTCTTGTGGCGTGATCCAGACTACGATTTTATCCACTGTTCTGATTTTTGCATTTTGGTTTATCTGATTGGAATGCGACGGTGGGAAGTGTGTCTTTCTCTTGAGCATCGTTTTGCATGAAGATTGTATATAGAGGTTAAACATGTGAACAAACCAGTTTTCTCTGTTTCATCATATGTGCTTTGTGCATGTCAAGTATTTCTTTTCCTTGTTAATCCAATTGGCGCTGCTGTTGTCTCATCTCAGGTATCGGGTTTCAAACAACGGGAAATTTCCCTCAGTCAATCTTACACACAAGGAAGTTGGAGGATCATATTATATAGTCCGTGAAATTATGAGAGATATCATCCAGGAGAACAGAGTTCTTGGCCCTGGTGACTTGAATGCTAAGACGTTGAGTTTTGAGGATTGCCCTGATTCTTCAGAATTATCAAATAGGCATGAATTGGGCCAAGACAACATAGAGATATTAGATATGTCTCATGAGTATCTTGGCAACAAAGATTCTGTGCTGGAAACGTCTGACAAGGATGAAGCATTTTCATTACAAACGAATTTCATCAGCACTCAACAGTTACTGACTTCATCTGATATCTTGGAATCTGGTATTCTGAACAGTGTACTCCAAAATGGGAATGTAGCAGATGCAACATGCTTGGAGCCAAACCTTGAGAAACAAGATGAAGCCTTGCGTGGGAAACCAAGGGAGTCTCAGACTAATAGTTCTGAAATGCAAGCCCAATCTCTTGCTCATGTTTCTGATTTGCATAAAGAAATTAAGCTCAACAACGCAGGGGATGAGCATGGGGAAACAACCAGTAGCATCACTGATGAAGTCGCTCTTTCCCTAGAACCTAGTGTTGTTTCTCAAACAAATGGTGCACTTCTACATGAGCATGTGACTTCACCTGATGATTGTGGTGTCACAACTAATACTTCTGTTGATGAGGCTATTGTTTACTCAGAAAATAATGGCGTTCTTCAGACAGATCGGATCCTTATACAGGAGCATGTGATGGTACCTGAAACAGCAAGTATCAAGACAGAAGTTGTTCAGATTGCAGATGGCCAATTTAGATCTGTAACACCTGCAACTCAATTGGATGCTTATACCTCAAATACAAGTGCAGCAACAATAAAATCAGCTGTGTCCATTGATCATCATGATGTGGTTGAGCAACCACTGCTTGGTCCCAACCCTAACGAACAACGAAAGTCAGAAGATCTTGCCTCTCAACCAGCAATGGATACAAAGGTTAGTCCATAAGTCTGTGCAGGTTTTTGCAAGAATTTGACCATCTTTACTAAACTGTGCATAATCATGTGATAAGATTGTATGGTTGTACGTATCAACGTATCATAGCCTGTATCAACGTATCATAGCCTTTATGGAATCACTTATCTTCCAGTGACCACTATCTCTCTGACACTGTTCTGTTTACTGATTTATGCTATGTTCTCGAATGGCACACTGTGTTTAGTTGGCTGGACCATTTTTGCTTGTAATTTATTTACTGCATATTTTGGTAATGTCCAATTCATATTATTCTGCTTCTTTTCAGGGTTTTTTGCAAAAGGAAGACAACCACAACACGGTAGAGGAAGATGAAAGTGAATTCAAGAAATCAGTATCTGGCATCACAGACGAAGAGCGTGAGGCAAGCAAGGCTAATCATGAACATGGGATAAGTGCGACAACAACGATCAGCAGGCATGCACTTTGCATTCTGACATTGCATTGCATGCTTACTGTTTATAATTTTCTGCATACATCACAAAAGGCCATAACTTATTAGGTAAGTGAAAAATCATCATGTTTCTCATCTTCATGTACCTGTTAAAGCTATATCATGCATTTTGTTACATGGTTTACATCCTGTAGAGGTATCTTTTGAATAAGTCCACACAATAATATAAACTCATGTGAGGTTACCCTGCACATCTTAGCGTGCATTGAGGTAAAAGTGGAGCTTCGGAACAGCTATAGCTGATCAATCTGCAAAATAGCATGCTAGTAGATACTCTATTGATAACTGCATTTGGCATTCTGTCAGTAGCACATGATGCAGTGGTTATGTGCATGCGCGAGCATCCCCCCTCCCTTTCTCTCCCTCCGAACATTTTCATGGTACTGCACTTTGCCAAGTAACATTTCATAGAAACCACACTTTTAGCGTGTAACATTTTTGCAAAGCCAAACTTTGTAGTACACAGTAAAACCTCCACAGAACTGTACATTTTTAAGACGAGTGTAATTTTGTGAACTGGCTGCTCAACAATGTAGGTCAGTTTGGTTCTTTTGCCCACAGCCCTGATCTGAATTTTAAAAGTTTTAccctttctatttacttttctgGTTGCTTAAATCTTGATTTGGTTCATTGGACTGTGATTCTTTGTGGGGTGGTAGTTCGTGAAATGCTATATCGCATATTTTCTGTTGGAGGAAATATATGTGGTGACCGCCAAGTgcaaacaaaggaagaagaaaagcaaAAAATCAAACTACTTATAATAAAGCTACTCTCCTTTGGTCAACCATGCCAAATCACTTCTTGCTTACTTTCCCAGGAATGATTAACCCAGCTCAAAAAAAGGGGAATGAGATTAACCATGCCAAATGATTGATAACTTATACTTTAGGTACTTCCGTATATTCAACAATGCAGCATGACCTTTTGTCTCTCTCATGTTCTGCTTTAATGACCTGCAGGAGAACTGGGAAGGGACAGCAGAAGAAAGAGGACAACCTATTTTGGCTTATCGTAAGGGCATTTGTTGTTTCTATGTCTAAGTTGTGGGCAAAATGAGTGATGGGCGAAATGCATCTTCATCTGGTACTGCCTGGGACGTCTTCCTGCCTATTAGGAAACGAGAAGCGCTTTGCGGAGCTCCAATCTCCCTGATGCATATAGATGTTCTTCTTGCGCAGCACTTTGGGTGTCTTGTTATGCTTAGTTTAGTTTATAGCCTATTTTTTGTAGTCCAGATGTATCGTTTGGTCAACTTGCTCTGCTGTGTCAAGTTGACATTGCCAACTCTAGAGAAGTACTCAGGAGTTTCTTATTTTGTAGGAGTATAAGATCTGTCTTGAGCTCTGAAAGAAGCAGTTCGTACATTCACCGATTTAATCGAGCATGGATGATTTCCTGTTAAGACTTTTCTGCAATTATTATGGAAGCTTGTTCCTTCCCCGTCACAGCGAGCAGCGTTTAGCAACCGCCTCAAATTGATCCTTCTGACCTATGAACCTATCCAGATTAGCACAATTTTTTGCTCTTGATACACAAAACCCAGAGAGTATTTTAAGCATAGAAATGAGCAAATTTAGTTCTTTACACTTGAATGCTCGCAGTTAAAACAGGGTTCCAATATATAACTTATGTACAGTTCCACAAGATTCATAACTAATCTTGCTGTGTTTGCTACtcccttcgtaaagaaatataagagcattcaTAGATCACTaaattagtgatctaaacgctcttgcAGAGTACTTAGCTATAACTAAAGAATGACACATAGAGACTGTTAATTATTCAATTCCAAGAACGCAAGCTGTGCATTAGTTCAAGTTTATGCCTGCCATCATTCTGCTTCAGATTTGTAAATCCAAATGAACTATGACAGGTCATATCAACAAACATCACATCCTGGAGCATCCAATCTAACACagcctattatattacatctcaaGACATTATTGTTGAAACTTCACCAATTGGGTACTTGCTAGTCGATTTCAACAATCTCCTAGTTTCGTCATCCATTGAGACCTTATCCTCGTCCATTCGTTCATCAATTATCAGAGGCATCATCTCAGCTTTAGCGTACGTGCGCAGGACCGAGTTATATATCTCAGTTGTGACATAGCCTGCATCTCTAAGCACAACGAGGAGCTCCTCTGCAGCTTCAATGTCACCTCTCTTCTCAATCTGCGAAAAAAGAGCAACGACGAGTTGCGGGTTTGGCTCCCATTTCTCCAAGCTTGACAGTGCTTTCTTAAGGCACTCCATAACTTTGTCCGTCCTCTCGTCGTTGCCAAGATAACCCCAAACAAATAACTCCCAAGTGCTATAGCTGGGCTTGACTCCTTTCTGCACAATGTGTTGAAGAAAACTCTCTGCCTTCTCCATCTTGCCATTCTTGATGTAAAATGAAAGGATGGTGTTCGGGATCCTTGAATCTTTTGTTCCTGACTCTGACTCCCATTCGCCGTAAACGCACTCTGCTGCTGCAATATCGCCAAACCTTGTAAGCGAAGTAAGCATGCACTTATACTCGGCGTCGCTGAACTTCCTGAAGGTTTGACTCATCTTGCTCCACACCCTGTCCAAGTTACCTCTATCTGACAGGCTTGCGTACATGGTGAGAAGTGATGAGTAGGCGGCTCGCTCCTTCCTGGAGGCCCTCTTCTCCATCTCCACAAGCGCATCCCGGCCTTTGACATGAAGACCGGCATTGATGTAAATGCTGGCCAGCAGGCTGAATGTCATCCAGTCTGGGACCGCCCTGTCATCTTTCATGAGATCAAAGACCTTCTCCGCGCTTTTCACGCTGTTCTTCCTGGAGCAGTAGGTGAGCCATATGTTGTACGTGACCAGGTCTGGGATGGTGTACCTCCTGAGCTCCTTGATCATCTCGGGCACCTTCTCCAGCTCGCCAGTCGACATGTAGAGCGACATCATGTGGTTGAACGGGAGCGCGCACGTGAGGTACCCTGCGCCCGCCATCTCCTTGAGCATGGCCTCGGCCTTGTCCCGGGCGCCGTGCTGCACGTAGGCGTGCAGGAGGGAGTTGCAGGTGGACGGCCCCTTGGCCCGCTCGGGGACGTCCTCGAAGAACTTCTCGGCGCTGGCCAGGCCCCGCACcttggcgacgaggtcgaggtgcACGGCGTGGTCCCCCGGCAGCAGCCTCATCTCCGGCTGCGTCCTCATCCACTCGCAAATCTGCATTCGGGGCGGGGCGGAACGGGGTCTAAGTCGACAGGCAATACGGCAAACAGGTGGCGGGCGCGCGCTGCTAGCTAGGTGCAACGCGATGGCACCGGTGCGGCAATGGCGCGTACCTCGAGGGCGTGCTTGAAGCGGCGGTACTTGCGGAGCTCGCGGACGACGCGGTTGAGCTGGTACTTGTGCACCGGGCGGCCTTCCTCTGCCCATCGGCGCAGCACCACCACCGCGCTCCGCTTCGGATAGATGAGCTTCAGCAAACGCTTCCCCAGCGTGCCCCCGCCCCCCGCGGAACTCGATCCTCCAACTCCTCCTGTTGACGCCGCCGGGGCGGAGGCGGACAGCAGCCTCGCGTAGCCGGCGGCGGCCGCTAACCGGCGGGAGAGCATAGCTTCGCAATATATATAGGGAGAAAAAAGTATTGTTCACTTGGAACTAACGGGCTTCATTAATTATAATCTATCTCGGATGACTTCTCAGGACTGGTACTGGGAGGCCCATCGCAGGCCCATATAGAAAAGGGCTGTGGGTACAAAACCCCCATGTCAGAGGCCTGTAGCTGCATCAGGCAAGttatttagagcaactccaacgggccgacccttGGCCAGGCGGACGTGCGCGTCCGCATTTTAAAATGGGTTGGCTTGACCGCCCAACGGGGAGGCCGACCCAAATGTGTCGGCGTGAAAAAAAAAACAAGTTTACACGAaataaacataaataaacataattaaacataaagtGGCTGGTCAAATACCGGCCAAAGTCCACCTAAATCTAATAAACATTAAATAAAACATTAAAAAAAGTCTGCGCCCGCCTGCTGCCGCCCCGCACGCTGCCCTAGACGTCGTCGGCGtcgcccttgcccttgccctcgACGTCGCCGTCGTCGGTGAGGTCAATGAAGACCGGAGCAGGGCCAGCCCACCCGAACGCCGCCTGGTACGCTCCCAGGGGCAGCCTCCTCCTGCGTCTGCTGGAGCGGCGGCATTGCGGCAAgccgcgcgcgctcctcctcctcctcctctagccgGAGCGCCTCCGCATCGCGTTCGAGCATGGCGTCGTAGCCCATctgctcctcgccgtcggcctgctcctggcggagccagtgctccttccatcgctcgaggtgggtcgcctcctcctccggcatgGCAGCGAAGTGGACGGGAGGCGCGCTGACCCACTCGCGGTACTGGCCCGTCCACGAgtaggcctcctccggccaagtgggtggaggcgggaAGCGCTTACGCGACGGcaccggctccggctccggcttgggctgAACGGACGACGATGGTGGAGGCGGCGGCACAAAGAGCGGGGAGTGGACGGAGTCCCTCACCGCCGACAgggcaagggcttgctccagcccatcctAGTTCGCGTCCTCGTCGATGCGGCTAGCCTCTAGcgcgtgctgcagggcctcctcgagggcggcttggtactccgcctccgcctccatgtcctgcGGCTCTACATCCGGGGGCGGAGGTGGGAACGGCGGCGGGACGGCGTCTGCACCCGAGCGtcgttgctcctcgtgttcgagggcgaaccaagcctcccagttgggAGAGTCGGCGGCGTACTCTAGCAGCCGACGCTGCTCTGGCGTGAGCAGCGCGCGGCGCCGTCGCACCTCATCGTCGTGCGCCCGCTGGGTCCGCGGGACCGCCGGCACCGGGATCCGGCTTGGATCCAAATGCCAATGgtgcggcagcgtcacgtcggGGTAGGGGAGGGGCTGcctgtactcccagtgccaccgcgcttggtgcacTGGGATGTGCAGGCGCCGGCGTTCAGGGCGAAAACGCGTCGGcggtggagggggaggggaagcTCGGGATGACGAGGCGCCGGgagtgcccttgcccttgcccttgctgctgccgaagaggcccatggccgcgctagggtttgcggtcaccggcgaggaagcaaagggagtggcggggggggggggagcagatGTGGACGGGAGAAGTGGATGCGGCCGACCCCGCCGCACGCGTTGTTAAAAAAAGACGCGCACACTGGTTGACGCGTGGGCCTGCtgtcggtggtcgtcataaataagACGACCGGTGGCGTTTGGTtggccgccaggtggggacgcggcggacggcGAGAAGACGTGCGGCGCGGACGCGAAGACGCATTCCAGGCGGAAttttgggccgcaaatgcgtcgaCGCGGACGCGACGCAGACGTGAAATGGGTTTGGGTCAGCGTGCTGAGCCGCCACTTTTgttcgcgccgacccaaacggacgcgggcggacgaaatgggtcgccccattggagttgctcgtACCCCTCAAAACATTTTGGAGATTTGAATAAAGCTTGGTGAGagtgtctcaaaaacaaattacccttcgaaaaataaataaaaaacaggcAAGTTATTTGAATTCACACGTAtgtctgaccccccccccccaaaaaaaaactgaATTCACACATTACATTTTTAGTTGTCAAGCTCTCGTGCACACGACGCGGTTGAGCCGGTACTTGTGCACCGCACGGCCTTCCTCTGCCCACCAGCGCAGCACCACCAACGCAGCCCCGTTTTTTTTATAGATAAATCACCATTCCATACAACCAACATCCAAACTTCGAACCATAATGACGGCTGGGACAAGAGCACAATCATACCTAACAAACAGGAGAGAAATAAGGAAAAAAAGCCACCTAGTGACTGCCGACAAGCGGCACTACAAAGACACAAGTCGATGCGTTGTAGCCAGTGGCGCATCCAGCATGAGCCCAAGATAATCTCGGTCGTGCTGCCTAGAAAGTGGGTGCCAGTGCTGCAGAAAAGTAAGGAATTTAAAGGAGTCAGATGTCTGCCTTGGAAAAACTCGTTCAATCACCATTTTATTACGCGTCATCCATAGAGTCCATGACATTGCCACAAAGATAAACCATAATAAGCAACGATGTCGCCCGGGTGGGTAGCCCTGGTCTGGAGGAACTCCGTGAGGTCCAGGGCCTCCCAGGCACCGTATCTTCAATCAAATGGCCGCCAATGCAACTTACTGCTTTGCGCGCAGGCGACCAACGACATCCGCAGATCTCCTATGAACGGCTCTAGTGAATGCTACTTGAGTGTTTGAGTTTTACCGTGAGCACCGTGGTTCGCCGGACATGTCGCTTTCTTCCTTTTCACTTTCTTGAGACTATTTTAAGTGGGTGATCTTCAAAGGAGAACCCCATCTATTGTAATCGGGCTATGCCCTGAACCGACGTG comes from Triticum aestivum cultivar Chinese Spring chromosome 5B, IWGSC CS RefSeq v2.1, whole genome shotgun sequence and encodes:
- the LOC123110852 gene encoding uncharacterized protein isoform X1 — encoded protein: MQATGSVTWVVGAQASVLGRCSGGVPYPSSSSSASAGRSQGLGTVRCCVQAQEKKPRVRKTKEERREMVESFVDTYRVSNNGKFPSVNLTHKEVGGSYYIVREIMRDIIQENRVLGPGDLNAKTLSFEDCPDSSELSNRHELGQDNIEILDMSHEYLGNKDSVLETSDKDEAFSLQTNFISTQQLLTSSDILESGILNSVLQNGNVADATCLEPNLEKQDEALRGKPRESQTNSSEMQAQSLAHVSDLHKEIKLNNAGDEHGETTSSITDEVALSLEPSVVSQTNGALLHEHVTSPDDCGVTTNTSVDEAIVYSENNGVLQTDRILIQEHVMVPETASIKTEVVQIADGQFRSVTPATQLDAYTSNTSAATIKSAVSIDHHDVVEQPLLGPNPNEQRKSEDLASQPAMDTKGFLQKEDNHNTVEEDESEFKKSVSGITDEEREASKANHEHGISATTTISRRTGKGQQKKEDNLFWLIVRAFVVSMSKLWAK
- the LOC123110851 gene encoding pentatricopeptide repeat-containing protein At4g02820, mitochondrial, which produces MLSRRLAAAAGYARLLSASAPAASTGGVGGSSSAGGGGTLGKRLLKLIYPKRSAVVVLRRWAEEGRPVHKYQLNRVVRELRKYRRFKHALEICEWMRTQPEMRLLPGDHAVHLDLVAKVRGLASAEKFFEDVPERAKGPSTCNSLLHAYVQHGARDKAEAMLKEMAGAGYLTCALPFNHMMSLYMSTGELEKVPEMIKELRRYTIPDLVTYNIWLTYCSRKNSVKSAEKVFDLMKDDRAVPDWMTFSLLASIYINAGLHVKGRDALVEMEKRASRKERAAYSSLLTMYASLSDRGNLDRVWSKMSQTFRKFSDAEYKCMLTSLTRFGDIAAAECVYGEWESESGTKDSRIPNTILSFYIKNGKMEKAESFLQHIVQKGVKPSYSTWELFVWGYLGNDERTDKVMECLKKALSSLEKWEPNPQLVVALFSQIEKRGDIEAAEELLVVLRDAGYVTTEIYNSVLRTYAKAEMMPLIIDERMDEDKVSMDDETRRLLKSTSKYPIGEVSTIMS
- the LOC123110852 gene encoding uncharacterized protein isoform X2; protein product: MQATGSVTWVVGAQASVLGRCSGGVPYPSSSSSASAGRSQGLGTVRCCVQAQEKKPRVRKTKEERREMVESFVDTYRVSNNGKFPSVNLTHKEVGGSYYIVREIMRDIIQENRVLGPGDLNAKTLSFEDCPDSSELSNRHELGQDNIEILDMSHEYLGNKDSVLETSDKDEAFSLQTNFISTQQLLTSSDILESGILNSVLQNGNVADATCLEPNLEKQDEALRGKPRESQTNSSEMQAQSLAHVSDLHKEIKLNNAGDEHGETTSSITDEVALSLEPSVVSQTNGALLHEHVTSPDDCGVTTNTSVDEAIVYSENNGVLQTDRILIQEHVMVPETASIKTEVVQIADGQFRSVTPATQLDAYTSNTSAATIKSAVSIDHHDVVEQPLLGPNPNEQRKSEDLASQPAMDTKGFLQKEDNHNTVEEDESEFKKSVSGITDEEREASKANHEHGISATTTISRHALCILTLHCMLTVYNFLHTSQKAITY